The proteins below come from a single Ignavibacteria bacterium genomic window:
- a CDS encoding D-sedoheptulose 7-phosphate isomerase produces the protein MQDELKASSETKLKILNECTSQISKAMDLLVHALNNKKKILLCGNGGSAADSQHIATELTIRMLPRERAAIPAIALTTDTSNLTAGANDIGFENVFARNVEALGNSGDVLIAITTSGNSPNILKAIEKAKSKGIVTIGLLGKDGGKAKPLCDHSIIVPSNDTQRIQEGHITIGHILCGLLERELFGAM, from the coding sequence ATTCAAGATGAATTGAAAGCGAGTTCCGAAACGAAATTGAAAATCTTGAACGAATGCACGTCGCAAATTTCCAAAGCGATGGATTTGCTCGTACACGCGCTCAACAATAAAAAGAAAATTCTCCTTTGCGGAAACGGAGGAAGCGCAGCAGATTCGCAGCACATCGCAACGGAACTCACGATACGAATGTTGCCTCGTGAACGCGCTGCAATTCCTGCAATTGCGCTGACAACCGATACATCAAACTTAACTGCCGGTGCGAATGATATTGGTTTTGAAAATGTGTTCGCCCGCAATGTGGAAGCGTTGGGAAATTCCGGCGACGTTCTTATTGCAATTACGACAAGCGGAAATTCTCCGAACATTTTGAAAGCAATCGAAAAAGCAAAATCGAAAGGAATAGTAACGATTGGTTTGCTCGGAAAAGACGGAGGCAAAGCAAAACCACTCTGCGACCATTCGATTATTGTTCCATCCAACGATACGCAACGCATTCAAGAAGGACACATTACGATTGGACATATTTTGTGCGGATTGCTTGAACGCGAATTGTTCGGAGCGATGTAA